One window from the genome of Paraneptunicella aestuarii encodes:
- a CDS encoding type II toxin-antitoxin system CcdA family antitoxin, whose amino-acid sequence MRKEHHSRSPKKATNLSIRSDLLAEAKRFNINLSATMEEALEKQVAKCLRDEWLKQNAESLDACNALTEKHGLFSDSYRVF is encoded by the coding sequence ATGAGAAAAGAACATCACTCTCGCTCCCCAAAAAAAGCCACTAATTTGAGTATTCGCAGTGATTTGCTGGCTGAGGCGAAGCGATTTAACATAAATTTGTCTGCGACAATGGAAGAGGCTTTGGAAAAACAAGTGGCAAAATGCTTACGAGATGAATGGTTGAAGCAAAATGCAGAGTCCTTAGACGCTTGTAATGCTCTAACTGAAAAGCATGGTTTGTTTTCAGACAGCTACAGGGTATTTTGA
- a CDS encoding CcdB family protein, translating into MAQFCLYQNKDRNSCEAYPYFVDVQNQLLESLNTRLVIPLTPIDLLSEKAPGHLCPVIHIREGDFVMLTQQMTSVPRSILTEPVNDLSAFREEIIGAIDFLITGI; encoded by the coding sequence ATGGCGCAGTTCTGCTTATATCAAAATAAAGATCGAAACTCTTGTGAGGCCTACCCTTATTTTGTTGATGTGCAAAATCAATTGCTTGAAAGCCTTAACACCAGATTGGTGATCCCATTAACACCGATAGACTTGTTAAGTGAAAAAGCGCCTGGTCATTTGTGTCCTGTCATCCATATTCGTGAGGGAGACTTTGTCATGTTGACGCAGCAAATGACCAGTGTTCCTAGAAGTATCTTGACCGAGCCGGTCAATGATTTGAGCGCCTTTCGCGAAGAAATTATTGGCGCTATTGATTTCTTAATTACGGGAATTTGA
- a CDS encoding MFS transporter, with product MIFTLPFHIARFFRPTFLEAFQLTNTQLGDVYAVYGITAMLAYFPGGAIADHFSARKLMAMSLLCTALGGFYLYTIPPVTGLYIVYGYFGLTTILLFWAAMIKATRDWGGHNSQGLAFGFLDGGRGLMASIAASVAVVIFSSILGEQLKDATASKAAIQSVILFYSCITLTAAVLVWFIIPHVKPSSLGATARIGKDIFHVAKNPSVWLQGGIIVAAYCGYRALDNYGLYAVQVLQKNAVEAAEFTTLGSYTRPLAAIAAGLIADRLSSSKLVSFIFFIAAAVFCVLSIVTPEQIGSLIILGNLLVTFAAMYALRGIYFTLLEESKLKANITGTAVGLISLIGYTPDIFFAAVAGRILDASPGITGFHNYFLMLTCISFAGMLFAYLLGRQIKRS from the coding sequence ATGATTTTTACTCTGCCTTTTCATATTGCTCGCTTTTTCCGCCCTACCTTTCTTGAAGCGTTTCAGTTAACCAATACTCAATTGGGCGATGTGTATGCGGTTTACGGGATTACAGCCATGTTGGCTTACTTTCCTGGAGGCGCTATTGCCGATCACTTTTCAGCGCGAAAATTAATGGCAATGTCTCTGTTGTGTACCGCGCTTGGCGGTTTCTATCTCTACACAATTCCACCCGTTACAGGGCTCTACATTGTTTATGGCTATTTTGGCTTAACCACTATTTTGCTTTTCTGGGCAGCAATGATAAAAGCAACTCGCGACTGGGGTGGACATAATTCCCAAGGACTGGCGTTTGGCTTTTTAGATGGCGGTAGAGGATTAATGGCAAGTATCGCAGCCAGTGTCGCCGTGGTTATTTTCAGCTCAATATTAGGTGAGCAATTAAAAGACGCAACAGCAAGCAAAGCTGCGATTCAATCCGTGATTTTGTTTTATTCCTGTATCACGCTCACCGCCGCGGTTTTGGTCTGGTTTATTATTCCTCATGTCAAACCGAGCTCATTAGGTGCCACTGCCAGAATAGGAAAAGACATATTTCACGTGGCTAAAAATCCCAGTGTTTGGCTGCAAGGAGGCATTATCGTTGCCGCCTATTGCGGATACAGAGCACTCGACAACTACGGCCTGTATGCCGTTCAGGTGTTACAAAAGAACGCAGTTGAAGCCGCTGAATTCACCACTCTGGGCAGCTACACTCGCCCGCTGGCAGCCATCGCCGCCGGGCTCATTGCCGATCGATTATCATCAAGCAAACTGGTTTCATTCATCTTCTTTATTGCTGCGGCAGTGTTCTGTGTTTTGAGCATCGTCACACCAGAGCAAATTGGTTCACTGATTATTCTGGGTAATCTGCTAGTCACTTTTGCCGCTATGTATGCGCTACGAGGCATCTATTTTACCTTGCTGGAAGAATCGAAACTGAAAGCGAATATCACTGGAACAGCCGTTGGATTAATTTCCCTGATTGGCTACACGCCAGACATATTCTTTGCCGCAGTGGCAGGCAGAATTCTGGATGCAAGCCCCGGCATTACAGGCTTCCATAACTACTTCCTGATGCTAACCTGCATCAGCTTTGCCGGAATGCTATTTGCTTATTTGTTGGGAAGGCAGATCAAGAGATCATAG
- the trhP gene encoding prephenate-dependent tRNA uridine(34) hydroxylase TrhP yields MNEKCVPKFVPELLSPAGSLRNMRYAFAYGADAVYAGQPRYSLRVRNNEFNAQNLKIGIDEAHALGKKFYVVSNIAPHNSKVDTYLKDIEPVIAMKPDALIMSDPGLIMLVRERFPDMSIHLSVQANAVNYATVQFWAKQGIERVILSRELALEEIEVIREKAPDTELEVFVHGALCMAYSGRCLLSGYMNKRDPNQGTCTNACRWSYDVKEGQETESGDIVHAVQKVKPEEIIPTLGEGEPTSQVFMLEEKEKPGVYMPAFEDEHGTYIMNSKDLRAVQHVPRLTEIGVHSLKIEGRTKSHYYCARTAQVYRKAIDDAVAGKPFDATLMTTLETLAHRGYTEGFLRRHSHSDYQNYETGNSISDKQQFVGEVLGRCEETGMAIIDVKNKFCVGHSMELMTPAGNIHFTLETMLDSKGQSIDDAKGSGHQVRIPVPADLDLEYALLLRNLDEGTNTRNPFKEASVAV; encoded by the coding sequence ATGAACGAGAAGTGTGTGCCGAAATTTGTCCCTGAATTATTGTCGCCAGCGGGAAGTTTGCGCAATATGCGCTATGCCTTTGCTTATGGTGCCGATGCCGTTTATGCCGGACAGCCTCGTTATTCTCTGCGTGTTCGTAACAACGAGTTTAATGCTCAAAATCTAAAGATTGGCATTGATGAAGCACATGCTCTAGGCAAGAAGTTTTACGTTGTCAGTAATATCGCGCCACATAACAGCAAAGTGGATACCTACCTAAAAGACATCGAACCTGTTATTGCCATGAAACCCGATGCTCTTATCATGTCTGATCCCGGTTTGATTATGCTGGTACGCGAACGTTTTCCAGACATGTCGATTCACCTTTCTGTGCAAGCCAATGCGGTTAATTATGCCACTGTACAGTTTTGGGCCAAGCAGGGCATCGAGCGAGTGATTTTGTCGCGTGAACTTGCGCTGGAAGAAATAGAAGTGATTCGTGAAAAAGCGCCAGACACAGAACTGGAAGTGTTTGTACATGGTGCGCTTTGCATGGCTTACTCGGGTCGCTGTTTGTTATCGGGCTATATGAATAAACGCGATCCGAATCAGGGAACCTGCACCAATGCCTGTCGTTGGAGTTACGATGTAAAAGAGGGGCAGGAAACCGAATCGGGTGACATCGTTCATGCCGTGCAGAAGGTTAAACCCGAAGAAATCATTCCCACTCTCGGTGAAGGCGAACCGACAAGCCAGGTATTTATGCTGGAAGAAAAGGAAAAGCCCGGTGTCTATATGCCAGCCTTTGAAGATGAGCATGGTACTTACATCATGAATTCCAAGGATCTTCGGGCAGTACAACACGTGCCTCGACTAACCGAAATCGGCGTACATTCATTGAAAATTGAAGGCCGTACTAAATCTCATTACTACTGCGCTCGCACTGCCCAGGTATACCGTAAAGCCATTGATGATGCCGTCGCCGGGAAGCCATTTGACGCAACACTGATGACTACATTGGAAACCCTTGCGCATCGAGGGTATACCGAAGGTTTCTTACGCCGTCATAGCCACAGTGATTATCAAAATTACGAAACTGGAAATTCCATCAGCGATAAACAGCAATTCGTTGGTGAAGTGCTGGGGCGCTGCGAAGAAACGGGTATGGCGATTATCGACGTGAAGAATAAATTCTGCGTTGGGCATTCTATGGAATTAATGACCCCGGCGGGCAATATTCATTTCACGCTGGAAACCATGCTTGATAGTAAAGGGCAATCTATTGACGATGCAAAGGGCTCAGGTCATCAGGTACGCATTCCTGTTCCGGCCGATTTGGATTTGGAATACGCCTTGTTGCTGCGTAATTTAGACGAAGGAACCAACACGCGTAACCCGTTTAAAGAAGCGTCTGTTGCAGTTTAA
- a CDS encoding nucleotidyl transferase AbiEii/AbiGii toxin family protein, with translation MKTTSLNVTGKLLKGMVELYQIIDAHAKALNIPYLVIGATARDIILHHGFKADIERGTRDIDFAIQVQSWEQFEQLKAKLLDNGFILHKEKAHQFITTVPNGEEWEIDIIPFGNIADDDQAITWPPKHDIAMKVTAFKEAFDNALNVTIVDNPSLEIKVASPAGMLLLKLISWLEREPGIRGKDAMDIYYLTKHYSKIPEIINAIYDEGFMENQDYDEHKACTMKLANDARSIADNKTLLFIAEQLLDNEAKLDNLTLDMHRGVKITYQTASELLTIIAEQLRAH, from the coding sequence ATGAAAACTACATCGCTTAATGTCACAGGGAAACTTCTAAAGGGCATGGTGGAGCTTTACCAAATCATTGACGCACACGCTAAAGCGTTAAATATTCCTTATCTGGTTATTGGCGCCACAGCCAGAGACATCATTCTTCATCATGGCTTCAAGGCTGATATTGAACGCGGTACCAGAGATATTGATTTTGCAATACAAGTTCAAAGCTGGGAACAGTTTGAACAACTCAAAGCCAAATTACTGGATAACGGCTTTATTCTTCACAAAGAAAAAGCTCATCAATTTATAACGACCGTACCTAATGGTGAAGAATGGGAGATTGATATTATTCCATTTGGCAATATTGCGGATGATGATCAAGCTATAACGTGGCCGCCAAAGCATGATATAGCAATGAAGGTAACCGCATTTAAAGAAGCTTTCGACAACGCTTTGAATGTAACAATTGTAGATAATCCGTCGCTTGAGATTAAAGTCGCTTCGCCAGCGGGAATGCTGCTTCTGAAACTCATATCCTGGTTAGAACGTGAACCAGGTATTCGTGGCAAAGACGCTATGGATATCTACTACCTGACCAAGCACTATTCAAAAATTCCTGAGATTATTAATGCTATATATGATGAGGGCTTTATGGAGAATCAAGACTATGACGAACATAAAGCCTGTACAATGAAGCTTGCTAATGACGCTCGTAGCATCGCTGATAACAAGACCCTTCTATTTATAGCTGAACAACTTTTGGATAATGAAGCCAAACTCGATAACTTAACATTGGATATGCACCGAGGTGTTAAGATTACGTACCAAACTGCCAGTGAGCTACTCACTATTATCGCTGAGCAATTAAGAGCTCATTAA
- a CDS encoding type IV toxin-antitoxin system AbiEi family antitoxin, which translates to MLEQQELIEKAVGQLNQQTGLKVDYRLIKNSLNDGELILSGINHSLPIECKKWLSKNHVQKLTEQLNQKSILIADYINPNLAVYLKELQVQFLDVAGNAYINQPPVYIDIQGKKPEKSPNEVAMVKQLGKAFQPKGMKVVFMLLAYPELTRAPMRTIAEAAEVALGTVKQVIDDLIYQGFIIQKGQHQNELANRSALLEKWLAAYPTSVEAKLSKDVYFTDNPELLKSLKLEKLHALWGGEYAVEKYDNYLNAKDYLIYVNREHKNEVLKAARLRRAKHEELYHHNASKVILVEPLLSIDKIEDQQHGLAHPLLVYANLVASFEPRNIDAARRFYENYIA; encoded by the coding sequence ATGTTAGAACAGCAAGAGCTTATAGAAAAAGCAGTTGGTCAATTAAACCAACAAACAGGGTTAAAAGTTGATTATCGACTGATTAAAAACAGCCTGAATGATGGTGAGTTAATACTGTCCGGCATTAACCACTCGCTCCCCATAGAGTGCAAAAAATGGCTAAGTAAAAATCATGTTCAAAAACTGACTGAACAACTAAATCAAAAAAGCATTTTAATTGCAGACTATATAAACCCTAACCTCGCCGTTTATCTTAAAGAGCTACAAGTGCAATTCCTTGATGTGGCGGGTAACGCCTACATCAACCAACCTCCCGTTTATATCGACATTCAGGGCAAAAAACCTGAAAAATCGCCTAACGAAGTGGCTATGGTAAAACAGTTAGGTAAGGCTTTTCAGCCTAAAGGCATGAAGGTTGTTTTCATGCTTCTGGCTTATCCCGAATTAACAAGAGCACCTATGAGAACCATCGCTGAAGCAGCGGAAGTGGCTCTTGGTACAGTCAAGCAAGTGATCGATGACTTGATCTACCAAGGATTCATTATTCAAAAAGGTCAGCATCAGAATGAGTTAGCCAACCGGAGCGCTTTATTGGAAAAATGGCTAGCGGCCTATCCAACCAGTGTAGAAGCCAAACTCAGCAAAGATGTTTACTTTACTGACAATCCTGAGTTACTGAAAAGCCTGAAATTAGAAAAATTGCATGCTCTTTGGGGTGGCGAATACGCCGTCGAAAAATACGATAACTACCTCAATGCAAAGGACTATCTAATTTATGTAAACCGAGAACATAAAAATGAAGTGTTAAAAGCCGCCAGACTGAGGAGAGCCAAGCATGAGGAGCTTTATCATCATAATGCTTCCAAAGTCATTTTGGTTGAACCACTTTTGTCTATCGACAAAATTGAAGATCAGCAACACGGATTGGCACATCCCCTTTTAGTCTACGCCAATCTTGTGGCAAGCTTTGAGCCACGAAACATAGACGCAGCAAGGAGGTTCTATGAAAACTACATCGCTTAA
- a CDS encoding YfhL family 4Fe-4S dicluster ferredoxin, whose product MALKILDTCINCDMCEPECPNKAIFMGEEIYEIDPNRCTECVGHYDNPTCISVCPIRCITVDPNHQETLDQLAEKYVRLTS is encoded by the coding sequence ATGGCATTAAAGATTTTAGACACTTGCATCAACTGTGATATGTGTGAACCGGAATGTCCTAATAAAGCCATTTTTATGGGGGAAGAAATCTATGAGATTGATCCCAATCGCTGTACTGAGTGTGTCGGCCATTACGATAATCCTACCTGCATCAGTGTTTGTCCTATTCGCTGTATTACTGTCGATCCGAATCATCAGGAAACATTGGATCAGTTGGCAGAGAAATATGTGAGATTGACGTCTTAA
- a CDS encoding mechanosensitive ion channel family protein, whose amino-acid sequence MEIIQDWLNNNSQLITTYALNILIALVILYFGRKVGKYATNLFVSMLEKRSVDKAVGSFLSSIVYSLIMVAVLLMALGQLGVETTSFIAILGAAGLAIGLALKDSLSNFASGVIIILFRPFKAGDYIEAAGVAGSVKKIEIFSTTVNTPDNKVIIIPNASITGSSIVNYSREEKRRIDLVIGVSYDSDIKLAKQVLTDVVNADERVLKDPAPNVAVLELADSSVNFVVRPWVNTGDYWPTRFSLMENIKLELDKAGVGIPFPQMDVHLHKQDN is encoded by the coding sequence ATGGAAATAATTCAAGATTGGCTTAATAACAACTCTCAGTTAATCACCACCTATGCACTTAACATTCTTATCGCCCTGGTTATTTTATATTTCGGGAGAAAAGTAGGGAAATACGCCACAAATTTGTTCGTATCCATGCTGGAAAAAAGATCCGTTGATAAGGCGGTAGGTTCCTTCTTATCCAGCATTGTTTACTCATTGATCATGGTAGCGGTACTGCTTATGGCACTTGGGCAATTGGGTGTAGAAACCACCTCCTTTATTGCTATTTTGGGTGCTGCGGGTTTAGCGATTGGCTTGGCCTTAAAAGATTCGTTATCTAACTTTGCTTCTGGCGTTATCATTATTTTGTTTCGCCCCTTCAAGGCCGGAGATTACATTGAAGCGGCGGGTGTCGCAGGTTCGGTGAAAAAAATCGAGATATTTTCAACCACCGTCAATACTCCCGACAACAAAGTCATCATCATACCTAATGCTTCCATTACAGGTTCATCCATCGTCAATTACTCCAGAGAAGAAAAACGTCGCATTGATTTGGTTATTGGTGTGAGTTACGACTCAGACATCAAGCTGGCCAAGCAAGTATTAACCGATGTTGTCAATGCCGATGAAAGAGTATTGAAAGATCCAGCGCCTAACGTCGCGGTTCTGGAGCTGGCTGATTCTTCAGTGAATTTCGTGGTACGCCCCTGGGTTAACACCGGTGATTACTGGCCAACCCGTTTTTCTTTGATGGAAAACATTAAGCTGGAATTGGACAAGGCTGGCGTTGGTATTCCATTTCCTCAAATGGATGTGCATTTGCATAAGCAGGATAACTAA
- a CDS encoding peroxidase family protein encodes MNKTLRLSVVALAVFSVTANAAQTDTQTTQNTDLDLSKKQVHVSQQAQQPKEKNETSPARQIIRQESAIEIAETATDVRTYDGTNNNLYATHIGSTHQKLVRYTVADYSDGISKLAGLNRNSARSISNYVLAQTGSTANFRKATDYLWQWGQFLDHDIDLTDGVSPAEPANIKVPLGDPYFDPDSTGTSIPLNRSIYDEFTGTDVGNPRQQINEITAWIDASNVYGSSLTRVRALRTFDGTGKLRTYKDKFLPFNVRGLPNAGGDSDTLFLAGDVRANEQVGLTAMHTLFVREHNRLATLIAQRNPSLSGEEIFQQARKIVGAQMQVITYNEFLPVLLGKGALSPYAGYNPKANPSIANEFSTAAYRLGHSLLSPTILRLDANLEEISGGHLPLRDSFFAPKQILEYDIDPILRGLAHQTAQELDSYVIDDVRNFLFGQPGNGGFDLASLNIQRGRDHGLPSYNYARKSLGLGTVSSFAEITSDTVVQEKLKKAYGDVNSIDLWVGGLAEDNYQDAMVGELFFTILKRQFERLRDGDRFWYQNYLTAVEQKAVASSTLADIIRRNTDIGSEIQEYVFLR; translated from the coding sequence ATGAATAAGACATTAAGGCTGAGCGTTGTTGCTCTTGCAGTATTCAGCGTCACTGCAAATGCCGCTCAAACCGATACCCAAACGACACAGAATACCGATCTCGACTTATCTAAAAAGCAAGTTCACGTTTCACAACAAGCGCAACAGCCAAAAGAAAAGAACGAAACCTCTCCGGCTCGTCAAATTATCAGACAAGAATCAGCAATTGAGATTGCGGAAACCGCAACCGATGTTCGCACCTACGACGGTACGAATAACAACTTGTATGCCACTCATATAGGTTCTACTCACCAGAAGTTAGTACGTTACACTGTGGCAGACTACAGTGATGGAATTTCAAAGCTGGCAGGTCTGAACCGTAATTCTGCACGATCCATTAGTAACTACGTACTAGCCCAAACAGGCAGCACAGCTAATTTCAGAAAAGCAACCGATTATCTATGGCAGTGGGGACAATTTCTGGATCACGATATAGATCTGACAGATGGTGTGTCTCCTGCTGAACCTGCCAATATCAAAGTACCTCTTGGCGACCCTTATTTCGACCCGGATTCGACAGGTACTTCGATTCCGCTTAACCGTTCAATTTACGACGAATTTACCGGTACTGATGTGGGTAACCCTCGCCAGCAAATTAACGAAATTACCGCCTGGATTGATGCTTCTAACGTGTATGGCTCATCACTTACCCGGGTCAGGGCTTTACGTACGTTCGATGGAACAGGGAAATTAAGAACCTACAAAGATAAGTTCCTGCCTTTTAATGTCAGAGGACTGCCTAATGCAGGTGGCGATAGTGACACGTTATTTCTAGCAGGTGACGTACGAGCTAATGAGCAGGTTGGCCTAACAGCCATGCATACATTATTTGTACGTGAACATAATCGCTTGGCAACTCTGATAGCACAAAGAAATCCCAGTTTAAGTGGCGAAGAGATTTTTCAGCAAGCCAGAAAAATCGTTGGTGCCCAAATGCAAGTGATCACTTACAACGAGTTTCTGCCTGTGCTATTAGGTAAAGGAGCACTTTCCCCTTATGCGGGCTACAACCCCAAAGCGAATCCCAGCATTGCCAACGAATTCTCGACTGCTGCATATCGCTTAGGTCACAGCTTGTTAAGCCCCACCATTCTGCGTCTTGATGCCAACCTGGAAGAAATCAGCGGCGGACATTTACCATTGCGAGATTCATTCTTCGCTCCCAAGCAAATTCTTGAATACGATATTGACCCAATTTTAAGAGGACTAGCGCATCAAACTGCACAAGAACTCGACAGCTACGTTATTGACGACGTTCGTAACTTCCTGTTTGGTCAGCCCGGCAATGGCGGTTTTGACTTAGCGTCCTTAAATATTCAGCGTGGACGTGATCATGGCTTACCTTCCTATAATTACGCGAGAAAATCTCTGGGACTTGGTACTGTAAGCAGTTTCGCTGAAATTACTTCAGACACCGTCGTTCAAGAGAAGCTTAAAAAAGCCTATGGCGATGTCAATTCTATTGATCTCTGGGTTGGTGGTTTAGCGGAAGACAACTATCAAGACGCGATGGTAGGAGAGTTATTCTTCACCATTTTGAAACGTCAGTTTGAAAGGCTTCGTGATGGTGATCGTTTCTGGTATCAAAATTACCTGACAGCGGTAGAGCAAAAAGCGGTCGCAAGTTCAACACTGGCTGACATCATTCGCCGCAATACAGATATTGGTAGCGAAATTCAGGAATACGTTTTCTTGCGCTAA
- a CDS encoding peroxidase family protein: MRTQMKISLLALAIMSINASAQDKAQEVNTTNNERPALRLPQSDTSPARRIERQAVIAPQRETDVEMRTFDGSNNNINNAEMGSTGIQLRRLTFADYGDGVSTLAGENRRSPREISNIVFTQSHEQYNGKGATDFLWQWGQFLDHDIDLTVGVSPSEHEDISVPAGDIYFDPDSTGTVTMSFNRSIYDTNSGTNASNPRQQLNEITAWIDASNVYGSSQERAQALRTLDGTGKLKTSAGNFLPFNEEGLPNAGGNGSNLFLAGDVRANEQVGLTAMHTLFVREHNRIASNIAQRNPGLSDEEIYQRARKMVTAEIQVITYKEFIPMLLGRDALRPYSGYKPNVEAGIANEFSTAAYRLGHSLLSPEIQRLDANFNVIANGNLSLRSAFFAPQEILENDIDSILRGLASQRCQGVDTYVIDDVRNFLFGEPGNGGFDLVSLNIQRGRDHGLPSLNDARQALGLPRYTSFAQVTSKPDLRQRLASAYKNVNDIDLWVGGLAENKFPGAMVGETFFRILRHQFEALRDGDRFWYENDLNQEQIARVEETSLSRVIRQNTNVGAELQRNVFKVRR, encoded by the coding sequence ATGCGTACACAAATGAAAATAAGTTTGTTAGCACTCGCTATTATGTCAATTAACGCTAGTGCTCAGGATAAGGCACAAGAAGTTAATACCACCAACAATGAAAGACCTGCACTTCGCTTGCCACAAAGCGATACTTCTCCGGCTCGTCGAATTGAACGTCAGGCTGTAATCGCACCGCAAAGAGAAACCGATGTTGAAATGCGCACCTTTGATGGTAGCAACAACAATATCAATAACGCTGAAATGGGTTCGACCGGCATTCAACTGCGCCGTTTAACCTTTGCTGATTATGGTGATGGCGTTTCAACACTAGCTGGGGAAAATCGCCGTTCGCCTCGTGAAATAAGCAACATAGTATTCACTCAAAGCCATGAGCAATATAACGGCAAAGGCGCAACGGATTTTCTCTGGCAATGGGGACAGTTTCTGGATCACGACATTGATTTAACGGTGGGTGTATCCCCTTCCGAACATGAAGATATCTCGGTTCCTGCTGGAGATATTTACTTCGACCCCGATTCAACCGGCACAGTGACCATGTCATTTAACCGTTCCATTTACGATACCAACTCCGGGACCAATGCCAGCAATCCACGCCAACAGCTAAACGAAATTACTGCGTGGATCGATGCATCAAACGTGTACGGTTCATCACAGGAAAGAGCTCAAGCATTGAGAACACTTGATGGAACCGGAAAACTGAAAACCAGTGCCGGGAACTTTTTGCCTTTTAACGAAGAGGGTTTGCCAAATGCCGGTGGCAACGGAAGTAACCTGTTTTTAGCGGGCGACGTTAGAGCCAACGAGCAAGTTGGATTAACCGCCATGCATACCCTCTTCGTTAGAGAGCATAATCGTATCGCCAGCAATATAGCTCAAAGAAATCCGGGCTTAAGCGATGAAGAGATCTATCAACGCGCTCGAAAAATGGTCACGGCTGAAATTCAGGTCATTACTTATAAAGAGTTTATTCCCATGCTACTGGGTCGCGATGCACTTAGACCCTATTCAGGTTACAAGCCCAACGTTGAAGCAGGCATTGCCAATGAGTTTTCCACTGCGGCTTACCGTCTGGGGCACAGCCTGCTTAGCCCGGAAATACAGCGTCTGGATGCCAACTTTAATGTTATCGCTAATGGCAATTTGTCACTGCGTAGCGCCTTCTTCGCGCCACAGGAGATCCTCGAAAACGATATCGATAGCATCTTAAGAGGGCTGGCTTCTCAACGTTGCCAAGGCGTAGATACCTATGTCATTGACGACGTGCGCAACTTCCTGTTTGGTGAACCGGGTAACGGCGGATTCGATTTAGTCTCTCTCAATATCCAGCGCGGTAGAGATCACGGATTACCTTCGTTAAATGATGCACGTCAAGCATTAGGCTTGCCTCGCTATACGTCATTCGCACAGGTCACATCAAAACCCGACTTACGTCAGCGCCTTGCTTCAGCCTACAAGAATGTTAACGACATCGACCTTTGGGTAGGCGGATTAGCCGAAAACAAATTTCCAGGCGCAATGGTAGGTGAAACTTTCTTCCGCATCTTACGTCATCAATTTGAAGCGCTTCGAGATGGTGATCGTTTCTGGTATGAAAATGACTTAAATCAGGAGCAAATTGCTCGGGTCGAAGAAACCTCCCTATCCCGAGTGATCCGCCAAAACACCAACGTTGGCGCAGAACTACAACGTAACGTATTTAAAGTAAGAAGATAA
- a CDS encoding MBL fold metallo-hydrolase has product MTSRLFLFCSYLFLSLFNKAIAHEPASATYLGNEAVMIKDGDSKILFDPFFHKDYGRFQLVPESMHHKIMQGEAPYDGIDALFISHAHGDHFDVADVIQYLSAHPEVVLIAPQQAIDQMLSQGMEPTLLQRIRGQSMKPGDEPKPIELGNIHVEVMRIPHAGWPSWQDVENFIYRVTLNEHVSVMHLGDADDKRMHFQPYQEYFQKHPTSMGFPPFWFFMSEDGLHISDKMLNTAKNIGIHVPRYVPEALKESGKDYFSEPGKSISIHENTKENGTEL; this is encoded by the coding sequence ATGACATCTCGTCTTTTCCTGTTTTGCTCCTATCTGTTTTTATCACTATTCAATAAAGCCATTGCTCATGAACCCGCTTCGGCGACCTATTTGGGTAATGAAGCCGTGATGATAAAAGATGGAGATAGCAAAATTTTGTTTGATCCTTTTTTCCATAAGGATTACGGGCGTTTTCAGTTAGTACCCGAAAGCATGCATCACAAAATCATGCAGGGAGAGGCGCCTTATGATGGTATTGATGCTTTGTTTATTAGCCATGCTCATGGCGATCATTTTGATGTGGCTGACGTTATTCAGTACCTGAGCGCACACCCGGAAGTGGTGTTGATTGCTCCGCAGCAAGCGATTGATCAAATGTTGTCTCAAGGAATGGAACCCACGCTGTTGCAGCGTATTCGTGGGCAGAGTATGAAACCCGGTGACGAGCCTAAGCCAATCGAACTCGGCAATATTCACGTTGAAGTGATGCGTATTCCTCATGCTGGTTGGCCTTCGTGGCAGGATGTCGAAAACTTTATTTATCGGGTTACATTGAATGAACATGTGTCCGTGATGCACTTGGGTGATGCCGATGACAAACGCATGCATTTCCAGCCTTATCAGGAATATTTTCAGAAGCATCCTACTTCAATGGGCTTTCCACCTTTCTGGTTTTTTATGTCAGAGGATGGCTTGCATATTTCCGACAAGATGTTGAATACAGCTAAAAATATCGGGATCCATGTACCCCGGTATGTTCCTGAAGCGTTAAAGGAATCGGGTAAAGATTACTTTTCCGAACCAGGGAAAAGTATTTCAATACACGAAAATACAAAGGAGAATGGTACTGAATTGTGA